From Maylandia zebra isolate NMK-2024a linkage group LG11, Mzebra_GT3a, whole genome shotgun sequence, one genomic window encodes:
- the LOC105941237 gene encoding tumor necrosis factor receptor superfamily member 11B produces MFVGNSFIVPALFLLSGSLCGASVVDPVPTFNHRDPVTGEILKCPKCPPGTFMSAHCTATTPTQCQPCKNGHFTDLWNYLPRCLYCNDLCTGNLEVETECSPTTNRICRCKEGFYSADDFCIQHTECGPGYGVQTKGTQQTNTVCETCPEGYFSSSSSVVDLCVKHQECSSGQSVLLTGSAYSDTVCGTCESLANGGETLRTFLSGFFHAHRMRVGKIKKFVSKYILTSSEERSSLPKQREPLMDHIIDWLAKAPEEKLRKIPDMLTASDLNSMAEKLKKRLHEIKQQNPNCSLTIDEVNNAL; encoded by the exons ATGTTTGTTGGGAACTCA TTTATCGTGCCAGCGCTGTTCCTGCTCTCTGGTTCACTCTGTGGTGCCTCAGTGGTGGATCCTGTTCCCACCTTTAACCACCGAGACCCGGTAACCGGAGAAATCCTCAAATGTCCCAAGTGTCCACCGGGCACGTTCATGTCTGCTCATTGCACTGCCACCACACCCACACAGTGTCAGCCGTGCAAAAATGGCCACTTCACCGATCTGTGGAACTACCTGCCCAGGTGTCTGTACTGCAACGACCTTTGCACAGGTAACCTGGAGGTGGAAACAGAGTGCTCCCCGACAACCAACAGGATCTGTCGGTGCAAAGAAGGTTTTTACTCGGCTGATGACTTCTGTATCCAGCACACAGAGTGTGGCCCTGGATACGGGGTTCAAACTAAAG GTACACAGCAGACAAACACCGTTTGTGAAACGTGTCCAGAGGGATATTTTTCCAGCTCATCTTCTGTGGTGGATTTGTGTGTAAAACATCAGGAGTGCTCCAGCGGGCAGAGCGTACTCCTCACTGGCTCAGCCTATTCTGACACCGTGTGTGGCACCTGTGAGAGTCTTGCAAACGGAG GTGAGACTCTCAGGACATTCCTCTCAGGATTCTTCCATGCACACAGGATGCGTGTAGGAAAAATCAAGAAGTTTGTTTCCAA ATACATTCTTACCTCGTCGGAAGAGAGGTCCAGTCTCCCCAAACAGAGAGAGCCTCTCATGGATCACATCATAGACTGGCTGGCAAAGGCTCCGGAGGAAAAGCTGAGGAAGATTCCCGACATGCTAACAGCTTCAGATCTTAACTCCATGGCAGAAAAACTAAAGAAGAGACTCCATGAGATTAAGCAGCAGAACCCAAACTGCAGCTTAACAATAGATGAAGTAAACAATGCTCTCTAG